Proteins found in one Polyodon spathula isolate WHYD16114869_AA chromosome 10, ASM1765450v1, whole genome shotgun sequence genomic segment:
- the LOC121321548 gene encoding kinetochore protein Spc25-like isoform X1 — MACIDHSSVLDRLDKTLKQVRSKLLNQCIEEMYITEITERKQATKSYMGTCHFKYKEDELFESVQTCRNDSEHQHVFITEKTNEMSRILLDTQDKEKQKNDLIASIQHLREVQATKKELMIGQNKANKDRVKTIQKSAGTFESRLRLEIRKPQAEQLQFVFRNINHKDIACPYTFTLWLSAEGEYTVISCDPPLECMPQLEKKVRETNNFSAFLANVRKEFAALNL; from the exons ATGGCTTGCATTGATCATTCGAGTGTACTTGACCGGCTCGATAAGACTCTTAAACAGGTGCGGAGTAAGCTGCTGAATCAGTGTATTGAGGAGATGTACATCACAGAGATAACAGAGCGAAAACAGGCTACAAAAAGTTATATGG gtacatgtcattttaaatacaaagaagATGAATTGTTTGAGAGTGTTCAAACTTGCAGAAATG ATAGCGAACACCAGCATGTCTTTATTACAGAGAAAACGAATGAGATGTCGAGAATTCTTCTGGATACGCAGgataaggaaaaacaaaaaaatgacctgATCGCAAGCATTCAGCATCTTAGAGAAGTGCAGGCCACAAAGAAGGAAT TGATGATTGGTCAGAACAAGGCAAACAAAGACAGAGTTAAGACGATTCAGAAATCTGCAGGAACATTTGAGAGCAGGCTAAGGCTGGAAATACGTAAACCGCAAG CTGAACAACTGCAGTTTGTATTCAGAAACATCAACCATAAAGATATTGCGTGCCCATATACTTTCACCCTATGGCTCAGTGCAGAAGGCGAATATACAG TAATCTCGTGTGATCCGCCATTGGAGTGCATGCCACAGCTTGAGAAAAAAGTACGAGAAACGAACAATTTTTCTGCATTTCTTGCCAACGTCAGAAAAGAATTTGCTGCTTTAAATTTGTAA
- the LOC121321548 gene encoding kinetochore protein Spc25-like isoform X3, with protein MACIDHSSVLDRLDKTLKQVRSKLLNQCIEEMYITEITERKQATKSYMDSEHQHVFITEKTNEMSRILLDTQDKEKQKNDLIASIQHLREVQATKKELMIGQNKANKDRVKTIQKSAGTFESRLRLEIRKPQAEQLQFVFRNINHKDIACPYTFTLWLSAEGEYTVISCDPPLECMPQLEKKVRETNNFSAFLANVRKEFAALNL; from the exons ATGGCTTGCATTGATCATTCGAGTGTACTTGACCGGCTCGATAAGACTCTTAAACAGGTGCGGAGTAAGCTGCTGAATCAGTGTATTGAGGAGATGTACATCACAGAGATAACAGAGCGAAAACAGGCTACAAAAAGTTATATGG ATAGCGAACACCAGCATGTCTTTATTACAGAGAAAACGAATGAGATGTCGAGAATTCTTCTGGATACGCAGgataaggaaaaacaaaaaaatgacctgATCGCAAGCATTCAGCATCTTAGAGAAGTGCAGGCCACAAAGAAGGAAT TGATGATTGGTCAGAACAAGGCAAACAAAGACAGAGTTAAGACGATTCAGAAATCTGCAGGAACATTTGAGAGCAGGCTAAGGCTGGAAATACGTAAACCGCAAG CTGAACAACTGCAGTTTGTATTCAGAAACATCAACCATAAAGATATTGCGTGCCCATATACTTTCACCCTATGGCTCAGTGCAGAAGGCGAATATACAG TAATCTCGTGTGATCCGCCATTGGAGTGCATGCCACAGCTTGAGAAAAAAGTACGAGAAACGAACAATTTTTCTGCATTTCTTGCCAACGTCAGAAAAGAATTTGCTGCTTTAAATTTGTAA
- the LOC121321548 gene encoding kinetochore protein Spc25-like isoform X2 translates to MACIDHSSVLDRLDKTLKQVRSKLLNQCIEEMYITEITERKQATKSYMGTCHFKYKEDELFESVQTCRNEKTNEMSRILLDTQDKEKQKNDLIASIQHLREVQATKKELMIGQNKANKDRVKTIQKSAGTFESRLRLEIRKPQAEQLQFVFRNINHKDIACPYTFTLWLSAEGEYTVISCDPPLECMPQLEKKVRETNNFSAFLANVRKEFAALNL, encoded by the exons ATGGCTTGCATTGATCATTCGAGTGTACTTGACCGGCTCGATAAGACTCTTAAACAGGTGCGGAGTAAGCTGCTGAATCAGTGTATTGAGGAGATGTACATCACAGAGATAACAGAGCGAAAACAGGCTACAAAAAGTTATATGG gtacatgtcattttaaatacaaagaagATGAATTGTTTGAGAGTGTTCAAACTTGCAGAAATG AGAAAACGAATGAGATGTCGAGAATTCTTCTGGATACGCAGgataaggaaaaacaaaaaaatgacctgATCGCAAGCATTCAGCATCTTAGAGAAGTGCAGGCCACAAAGAAGGAAT TGATGATTGGTCAGAACAAGGCAAACAAAGACAGAGTTAAGACGATTCAGAAATCTGCAGGAACATTTGAGAGCAGGCTAAGGCTGGAAATACGTAAACCGCAAG CTGAACAACTGCAGTTTGTATTCAGAAACATCAACCATAAAGATATTGCGTGCCCATATACTTTCACCCTATGGCTCAGTGCAGAAGGCGAATATACAG TAATCTCGTGTGATCCGCCATTGGAGTGCATGCCACAGCTTGAGAAAAAAGTACGAGAAACGAACAATTTTTCTGCATTTCTTGCCAACGTCAGAAAAGAATTTGCTGCTTTAAATTTGTAA